One stretch of Streptomyces sp. MMBL 11-1 DNA includes these proteins:
- the speB gene encoding agmatinase produces the protein MSSTESPRGPIDSSRVPRYAGPATFARLPRLDEVGRTDVAVVGVPFDSGVSYRPGARFGGNAIREASRLLRPYNPAQDASPFALAQVADAGDIAANPFNINEAVETIEGAADDLLGTGARLMTLGGDHTIALPLLRSVAKKHGPVALLHFDAHLDTWDTYFGAEYTHGTPFRRAVEEGILDTSALSHVGTRGPLYGKQDLTDDEKMGFGIVTSADVMRRGVDEIADQLRQRIGDRPLYISIDIDVLDPAHAPGTGTPEAGGLTSRELLEILRGLSSCHLVSADLVEVAPAYDHAEITSVAASHTAYELTTIMSRQIAASRSPQGAEGAK, from the coding sequence CGCCGCGCGGCCCCATCGACTCCTCCCGCGTCCCGCGCTACGCCGGGCCCGCGACGTTCGCCCGGCTGCCCCGGCTCGACGAGGTCGGCCGGACCGACGTCGCCGTGGTCGGCGTGCCCTTCGACTCCGGGGTCTCCTACCGGCCCGGCGCCCGTTTCGGCGGCAACGCGATCCGTGAGGCGTCCCGGCTGCTGCGCCCGTACAACCCGGCGCAGGACGCCTCCCCGTTCGCCCTCGCCCAGGTCGCCGACGCCGGGGACATCGCGGCGAACCCGTTCAACATCAACGAGGCCGTCGAGACCATCGAGGGTGCGGCCGACGACCTGCTGGGCACCGGCGCACGCCTCATGACGCTCGGCGGCGACCACACCATCGCCCTGCCGCTGCTGCGTTCCGTCGCCAAGAAGCACGGGCCCGTCGCCCTGCTCCACTTCGACGCGCACCTGGACACCTGGGACACCTACTTCGGCGCCGAGTACACCCACGGCACCCCGTTCCGCCGGGCCGTCGAGGAGGGCATCCTCGACACCTCCGCCCTCTCCCACGTCGGCACCCGCGGCCCGCTGTACGGCAAGCAGGACCTGACCGACGACGAGAAGATGGGCTTCGGCATCGTCACCTCCGCCGACGTCATGCGGCGCGGCGTCGACGAGATCGCCGACCAGCTGCGGCAGCGCATCGGCGACCGGCCGCTGTACATCTCCATCGACATCGACGTCCTGGACCCGGCGCACGCCCCCGGCACCGGCACCCCCGAGGCCGGCGGCCTCACCTCCCGCGAGCTGCTGGAGATCCTGCGCGGGCTCTCCTCCTGCCACCTGGTCTCCGCCGACCTGGTCGAGGTCGCCCCCGCCTACGACCACGCCGAGATCACCTCCGTGGCCGCCTCCCACACCGCGTACGAGCTGACGA